A single genomic interval of Gossypium raimondii isolate GPD5lz chromosome 11, ASM2569854v1, whole genome shotgun sequence harbors:
- the LOC128034961 gene encoding probable glutathione S-transferase — MEELKLLGNWASPFSYRVLWALKHKGVKYEYVEEDLFNKSELLLRCNPIHKQIPVLVHAGKPVPESIIILEYIEDTWPQNPLLPLDPHERTMARFWIKFGEDKAPIFYKFFHTVGEEQVKGTKEAEELLKTIEEYGLGDKEFFGGEELGLTDIAYGWIACWLDVLAEAAGVEMLGPQSFPRLQAWAERFKQLPLIKDNLPDRHKMLTFFKSRREKIIAPAATS; from the coding sequence atggaAGAACTGAAGTTGCTAGGAAACTGGGCTAGTCCTTTTAGTTACAGAGTTTTATGGGCTCTTAAACACAAAGGGGTGAAGTATGAGTACGTAGAAGAGGATCTTTTCAACAAGAGCGAGTTGCTTCTTAGGTGTAACCCAATCCACAAGCAAATCCCGGTGCTGGTTCATGCTGGAAAACCAGTACCAGAATCCATTATTATCCTTGAATACATAGAAGACACATGGCCTCAAAACCCTTTGCTCCCTCTAGATCCTCATGAAAGGACCATGGCTCGCTTCTGGATCAAGTTTGGAGAAGATAAGGCACctatattttacaaattcttTCACACTGTGGGAGAAGAGCAAGTGAAGGGCACAAAAGAAGCTGAGGAACTGCTGAAAACTATAGAAGAGTATGGGCTAGGAGATAAAGAGTTTTTTGGGGGTGAAGAGCTTGGATTAACCGATATAGCCTATGGATGGATAGCTTGTTGGTTGGATGTGTTGGCCGAAGCAGCTGGGGTTGAAATGCTGGGACCTCAAAGCTTCCCTCGATTGCAGGCATGGGCTGAAAGGTTTAAGCAACTGCCGTTGATCAAGGACAACCTTCCCGACCGTCACAAAATGTTGACTTTTTTCAAGTCCCGGAGGGAGAAAATCATTGCACCAGCAGCAACCTCTTAG
- the LOC105803258 gene encoding monothiol glutaredoxin-S10 produces MAVASHMAKLSFFPLNRPGFFSQFPCNKFLHIQRNKASTSTSWSLVNNGSRNLTKPMSIRGMASSFGSRQDDSVTKTVADNPVVVYSKSWCPFSSEVKSLFKKLGVEPLVIELDELGPQGPQLQNVLEGLTGQRTVPNVFIGGKHIGGCTDTVELYHNGELESLLSDANAKRKEN; encoded by the exons ATGGCAGTTGCATCCCATATGGCGAAACTGAGCTTTTTTCCTCTAAACCGACCTGGGTTTTTCTCTCAGTTTCCATGCAACAAATTCCTTCATATTCAAAGAAACAAAGCCTCCACATCAACCAGCTGGAGCTTGGTCAACAATGGGTCAAGGAACCTAACAAAACCCATGTCGATTCGAGGCATGGCTTCCTCTTTTGGTTCCCGGCAGGATGATAGTGTTACGAAGACCGTGGCTGATAACCCAGTTGTTGTTTACTCCAAGAGTTGGTGCCC gttttcgTCCGAGGTGAAATCTTTGTTCAAGAAACTTGGTGTGGAGCCTTTGgttattgaattggatgaaTTGG GTCCCCAAGGACCTCAACTGCAGAATGTACTGGAGGGGCTTACCGGGCAGCGTACTGTCCCTAATGTTTTTATTG GGGGAAAACACATTGGTGGTTGTACAG ATACCGTTGAACTATACCATAACGGAGAACTGGAATCTTTGCTATCAGACGCTAATgctaaaagaaaggaaaattag
- the LOC105803259 gene encoding photosystem I reaction center subunit IV B, chloroplastic, producing MATSSMASAASGFLLTPNVAANSSSTSKTTTVFFPSKNNNNSRLVVTRAADEAAARAPATTTAASEGGEAPKPKPPPIGPKRGTRVKILRRESYWYNSFGSVVTVDQDPKTRYPVVVRFNKVNYANVSTNNYALDEIAEVN from the exons ATGGCTACCTCCAGCATGGCATCAGCTGCTTCAGGGTTCTTGCTCACACCCAATGTCGCAGCGAATTCAAGCTCCACTTCTAAGACCACCACCGTGTTTTTCCCTTCAAAGAACAACAACAATTCCAGGCTTGTGGTGACGAGGGCAGCTGACGAGGCTGCTGCACGAGCACCAGCTACCACCACTGCAGCATCAGAAGGCGGTGAAGCCCCTAAACCTAAGCCACCACCAATTGGACCAAAAAGAGGAACCAGG gTCAAGATTCTTAGAAGAGAGTCCTACTGGTACAACAGCTTTGGGTCAGTTGTTACAGTCGACCAG GACCCTAAGACTCGGTATCCAGTGGTGGTTCGATTCAACAAAGTTAATTACGCCAATGTATCAACCAACAACTATGCCTTGGATGAGATTGCAGAAGTTAACtga
- the LOC105803255 gene encoding trimethyltridecatetraene synthase, translated as MESPSWVSYLTAWLATLALILLSLRFRPRRKLNFPPGPKPWPVIGNLDLICSLPHRSIHALSQKYGPLMQLKFGSFPVVVASSVEMAKAFLKTHDVIFAGRPKIAAGEYTTYNYSDITWSPYGPYWRQARKMCMTELFSAKRLESYEYIRREEMKLLLKGLYESSGVPIVLKDRLSDLSLNVISRMVFGKKYTEGTGENEIVTPKEFKEMLDELFLLNGVLDIGDSIPWLRFLDLQGNIKRMKALSKKFDKFLEHVLDEHNARRRDVKDYVAKDMVDVLLQLADDPNLDVKLERHGVKAFSQDMIAGGTESSAVTVEWAISEMLKKPEIFAKATEELDRVIGRERWVEERDIENLPYIDSIAKETMRLHPVAPMLVPRMTREDCQVDGYDILKGTRALVNVWTIGRDPTVWDNPNEFCPERFIDKTIDVKGHDFQLLPFGAGRRMCPGYPLGIKVIQASLANLLHGFTWKLPGNMTKEDLDMEEIFGLSTPKKCPLQAVAVPKLPLHLYSH; from the exons CCACTCTAGCCCTCATCCTCCTCTCCCTCCGTTTCCGCCCCCGTCGAAAACTCAACTTCCCACCTGGCCCAAAACCATGGCCCGTAATTGGGAACCTTGACCTCATTTGCTCACTTCCCCACAGATCAATCCATGCCCTCTCCCAAAAATATGGTCCACTCATGCAACTCAAATTCGGATCGTTCCCTGTTGTCGTGGCCTCTTCGGTTGAAATGGCCAAAGCCTTCCTTAAAACCCATGATGTTATCTTTGCTGGTCGACCCAAGATCGCGGCAGGAGAATACACTACTTACAATTACTCTGATATTACTTGGTCACCGTACGGACCATACTGGCGTCAAGCACGAAAAATGTGCATGACAGAACTTTTTAGTGCAAAACGCCTTGAGTCATACGAGTATATCCGAAGAGAAGAAATGAAATTGTTGCTAAAAGGGTTGTACGAATCATCCGGTGTCCCAATTGTTTTGAAAGATCGTCTTTCAGATTTGAGTCTTAATGTAATAAGTAGGATGGTGTTCGGGAAAAAGTATACAGAGGGCACCGGTGAAAATGAGATTGTGACCCCGAAGGAGTTCAAGGAGATGCTTGATGAGTTATTCCTACTTAACGGAGTATTGGATATCGGGGACTCGATTCCCTGGCTAAGGTTCTTGGATTTGCAAGGCAATATTAAGAGAATGAAGGCCTTGAGCAAGAAGTTCGACAAATTCTTGGAGCACGTTTTGGATGAACATAACGCTAGGCGAAGAGATGTTAAAGATTATGTTGCCAAGGATATGGTGGATGTACTTTTGCAACTTGCTGATGATCCCAATCTTGATGTTAAGCTTGAAAGGCATGGAGTCAAGGCATTTAGTCAG GACATGATAGCTGGAGGGACCGAGAGTTCAGCAGTGACTGTGGAATGGGCAATTTCAGAGATGTTGAAAAAGCCAGAAATATTTGCCAAGGCTACAGAAGAACTAGACAGGGTAATTGGCAGGGAAAGATGGGTAGAAGAAAGGGACATTGAGAACCTACCTTACATCGACTCAATTGCCAAAGAGACTATGCGTTTGCACCCTGTGGCACCCATGCTAGTGCCTCGCATGACCCGTGAAGATTGTCAAGTAGATGGTTACGACATTCTCAAGGGCACTAGAGCTCTTGTAAATGTGTGGACAATTGGGAGAGACCCCACGGTTTGGGATAACCCCAATGAATTTTGCCCTGAGAGATTCATTGACAAGACCATTGATGTGAAAGGTCATGATTTTCAACTGTTGCCATTTGGGGCTGGAAGGAGGATGTGCCCTGGATATCCTCTCGGGATTAAGGTAATTCAAGCAAGTTTGGCTAATCTTTTACATGGATTTACTTGGAAGTTGCCTGGTAACATGACAAAAGAAGATCTCGATATGGAGGAGATCTTTGGCCTCTCCACCCCAAAAAAATGTCCACTCCAAGCTGTGGCAGTGCCTAAGCTCCCACTTCATTTGTACTCCCactga